The genomic region GACCAGCCGCACGCACCGCTCCCTGATCTGCGGATCGATCTTCTTCGGCATGGTTCGCATCCCTCCAACTCACAAGGATGCGGCATCAAACCTGGGGCGCTTCACGCTAGCCGCTGCTCCCCGCCGGCGCCCGGCGGCTGGCGCGATTCCGGACGCGCATGACGGCGACCTCGTGGCGCCCCACCACGGGTGAGCGCCTTTGACCCCAGCCTTAGAGCCACGCCCTGACAAGTCCCTCCCGCGCCCCGTCCCGGTCGAGGTCACCCTCGATCGCACGGGCTCCTCTGGGAGACGATCAGAGCCCGATGTGCTTCTTAAGGTCCTTGCACATCGCACGCCAGTTCTTCCTGACGATGCTGTCGTACTGGGCCCGCGTCATCTTGTCCTTGCCGTCCGTGCCTTTGGGGATACTGATGTCGGCGACGGGAACGAACATCATCTTCTTGATCAGCGCGTGCTCGGCGGGCGTCGGCTTCCTGGTGCTCCGGCCCAAGTACTCGCTAACCGTCTCGTCCTTCTTCCGCCGGTTTGACCCGACGGTCAGCACCCCGAGGTTCCCCATCATGCCCATTGGCCACGGGTCCGAGTTCTTGGTGATTTCCTGGAGGCGCTTGATCGGCAGCCAGTGCTCGACGTCGAACTTGTGCGCCGCCTGGTCGGCGACGCTCACCTTCTTCGAGTAGACGAACTTGAGGAAGACCCGGTCGAAGGACGTCACGTTGCTGCGCCGGTGAGACACCTTCGCCGCTTGCTCGGTTTCCAGGGTCTTGATGGCTGCATCAAACGAGTTTGCATCGACGGGCGTCGCGTAGACCTTCGACGGCGCCGCGCCGTTCCAGACGCGCTCTGCGGCGTAGGTGTAGAGGGAGCCGCGCCAGTACTGACGGATGATGTCGTAGATGTAGTGCTGGGGTAGTGCTTCCTGGAACTTCTTCTTGAGGGCGGTCCGCACTGGTTCCGAGCCGCGGTCGGAGAACTTCTTCTTGTGGTCGAACAGGTTGGCGGCCACGGCAGCGATCATCGAGACGATCTGCAGCTCGCTGTGAGCCGGCGCCTCCGTGTCACTCACGAACTTGAAGGCAAGGTGTGGTTCGAGGCACTTGCTTACGAACTTGGCAGACTCGAGGACGGCCTTCTCGAACGCATCGACCTCAAGGTGTCCGGAGTTGTCGACCGGGAAGAACGTGTGGAGCTCGTTCATCTTGTCGAGCGTTCGGCCAAGCATTAGCGTCGCGAGCGGAAACGCGCCAGAGAGGTTGTTCCTCTTGGCGTCGGCCGCCGAGAAGAGCAGCGGGTACCGCTCACCCAGAACCTGGCTCAGGCCATGGAGGTAGTCGAACAGGCTATAGACCTGTCCGCCCCCGTTGTCGACGTCGAACCCCTCGTCCTCAAGCACTTTGTAGCGACGTGCGATCGCCGCTTGCACGTCGGTGTCCTTGACCGTGACTTGAGTCGACACCCAGGCGGCTGCAAACACCTCGTACTTCGAGAGGATGGTGCCTGCGGTATTGATCTTCTCGAAGATGTCGGGGAGGTTCGCTGGCGAGCCCTTGTAGACGAGCACTGGGATCTGGTAATTGCTGATGTCGACGCGCTTGCCGATGTACTGGATGAGCGCGCTAGCGGCTTGCTTGAGGGTCTTCTTAGACTGCGCGGAAATTTTGATCTCAAGGCCCGCGGCGACGCTATCCAGCAAGGTGTCGAAGTCGAATCCGCTAACTGGCTCGGGGACCTTGGTCTCACTCATCCAGCCCACGACGGCACTCATGAGCGCGTCAGCATCGATGCCGCCGCCGGCCTCGGCGTTGAGATCAGCGTGAAATGCGTCGAACTCGACACTTTCGACTGCTTCTTCCGTGGCGAAGGCCAAGGATTGGCGCAGGTGGCTCACGATCGCGTTCGTGCGCTGGAGGCCATCGATGATTCCGTAGACGGTCGCATCGACCGTGCTGCCGTTGGGCAGCGTCACCTGCTTCTTCTGCCTGTGTTCGACTAGCAGCAGGGCCCCCATGGGAAAGCCCTTGAGAATGGACGCGATGAGGTCCCGCTGCTTCTTCTCGGGCCAAACCAGTGATCTCTGGAACTGTGGAATCGAGAACACAACCGGGTTATTTGGGTCGACTTCAACGTTCCCGCTCGCGTCGTATCTCGCGGACTTCAACGTGGAAAGGTTCCAGAGCTTTGGCTCGGTGCTCACTCATCCTCCTGGGGGTGCTCTATGGAGCCTAGACGCATGAGCCGGTCTCCGCCTGAGCATTGGTCGCATGTAGACGCGGTTTGGGTCGTCTTGCCGGTCTGCGTCGGGAGTGCGTGATAGGCAGTGGCGTGCCGCACCTAGATCTGGACAGCCTATCGCCGCTCCATGCCGAGAGACTCCAGTGGTCCCTCGACCGGGAGGACGAGGCAACAGGGTTTCCGCGGCCGCGCAGGGCGGATGTTTCACCTGTCCAGCCGACCGAAGGGGATCTTCAAACCGCGGGACGTGGAGTAGGCGGTCAGCATTCGGATCAACCTAGATAGTCCTTATCCAGACGGTAACCTCTACGAGCGCGACGACGGGACCTGGCACTTCGCGTACCACCAGGAGAATGCATATCCAGGCCAGCGCGATCGTGAGTTTATCAATCCCGGGCTCATACGCTGTGTTGAGGACGGTGTTCCCGTAGGCGTGCTCCGCGAGCGCGTGTACTGAAGTATCCATCCGACCAGCCCGTGGGAACTGCCAGCCCGAGCACCTCGTACTTGTCCCAATCCGCTCGATCCGATGACGCCGAGGAGACGCTTGGCGAAGAGCCTGGCCAATTCCGCAGGACGACTACGACGCCCGACAACGGGTGACTCGCCAGATCGTCGCTCGAAGGGGCCAGCAGGTGTTTCGGGCGTCGCTTCTGGCCGCATATGACGGCCAGTGCGCGGTTACGGACACCAGGACGGAGGCTGGGCTCGAAGCAGCTCACCTCCGTCCGTATCGCGTGCCGGCATCGAATGTCGTGACGAACGGCCTGCTGTTGCGAGCCGACATCCACACACGTTGTTCGATCTTGCGCTGCTCGCGATCGACCCGGTTCCTGCAGGGTTGTCCTCTCGAAGACAGTGGGTGACACCGAGTATCTGAAACTGAATGGCAAAGGACTCCGACAGCTGTCCGATGAGTCACGCGCCGCTTCCTCCGAGGCTCTCGCCTCGGTATGGGACTACTTCAATGCGGCAGAACAGGCGCGATGATCGGTGCTACTGCCCACCTGGATCTTGAGGCTGTAAAAATTCTGGGTTCTGGGACGCCTGAACACCAGCTGAGTAGTCTGCGGCGGTGATCGGAACGAGCAGCGGATCCTCTGAGTTCGAAGCGCTCCGCGCCGCGTTCCTCAAGGACCCGTCCCTCAGGACCGAGCTGGAGTGGGCCTACCGGCTCGCCGTTGAGAGTTACAACCCGTCTGATCGCGGCCTGCGATTCATCACCGGTGGCATCGGCGAGTGGATCATCACGCTGGCGGCCTACCGCGCAGGGCTGGTCACCATGCCCGATGGTCACAACGCCGACGGCCACGACACTGCCTCGGTGCTTGCGGAGGCCAAGGGTCTCTGGTCGGTCAAGACCTCGTACCGGCGAGGCGGCAAGTTCACGATCACCAACGGTCAGGGCGGGCCTGGCCTCGGCCTGGTGGTTGACACTGTCTTTTTGTCGCCCGATCTCCCCGGCATCGTGTACGTGAACCCCGAGGCTCATCCCGAGATGGTTGAGGTGGTCGCCTGGCACAAGGACTCCACCAGCCTTACCAAGGCCGATGTCGCCGGGTTTGCGGTGCTGCACGCGGACTGCGTCATCCCGTTCACCATGCCCGAGAACCCCGGAGCAGCGGTCAAGGACCCCGGCCTGGAGGCGGTACGCCTGATCGTGGACAACAGCAACTTCCCGCGCCTGCGCACGATGTTTGTAGACGTCGCGGCTGCATCGGCGGAGGACAAGTCGATCGTGGCTCAGATCCAGCAGGCGAAGAAACTTCACTCAGACGGCACGCTCAGCGACGAGCAATTCGAGGCACTCGTCGGCAAACTCACCGGCCTCACTTCATAGAGCCAAGGATCTCGTCCGGGCTCGGCGGGGCGCCTGTCACAGCGGCGATGATCCTTCGTCCCGCGGCGGTGTGCTTGAGTACGTCCTCGTCTCGCATGACGTGCTCACGCATTACGTGCCAGACCGCACCGACGTTCACACCGTTGCCCATTTGCTTGTACGAAGCGGCGGGGCGCTGGTCGCCGAAGTCGAACCAGTCGGGTAGACCCTGCAGCCGTGCAGTCTCCCGAGGGGAGAGACGACGTCGGCGAGGACCGATGATAGACGTCTGCGTGATCGCGACCAGGGCAGGCAGATAGGTCGGCCGCTTGGCCCGAATCCCGCTCGGACGGAAGTGCATGACGGTGTCCCACAGGCGCGGGGTGTCCTGGGCCTGCCACTCCAACTTCCGGCGGGAGGGCGGGAAGTCCGTGTAGATGTTCCACTTCCTCGCCCATACGTCGATCCACCCGCGGTGTCGGGCGTACAGGTCGTAGTTCTTGGCCAGGTGACCCGCCTTCCACTTAGGAAGCGTCGGATCGTCCTCCATGAGGTCGCGGTAGCCGGGCACGAACCCGAAGTGCTTGACCACGCGGTTGTGCTCAGTCCACGCGTCGGCCCAGATCGGGAACCCGGGCGGACGTCGGCCTTCGGTCGCCTCGTACCAGTGCTGGACCCATTCATCCCATGCGTTGATCCACGACTGCTCCGCGGGGGTGAGGTCGCAGCCGGCGATGTTGTGTGAGTCGTCCAGCAGATCCTCGAGGTGCCATTCCTGCGGCCCCCACCCGTCGATGCTGTCGCCTGGCAGTGCCACCGGGTGGACGGGCAAGCCTTCGCCGATGCCCTCAGGGTTGTGAGTGGCGGTGATGAATACCCGCTCGCGGACCTGCGGGCGCCCACCCCGCTCGGGTGGGAGCAGGTGTGGAGAGAAGATCGCGGGAGTCTCGGACACGCGGTAACCCTCGTCCTGCAAGGTCTCGATGATGACATCCCACTCGTGGATGTGACGAGGTCCCGCGAGGTTCCGAACATTCTCCAACAGCACCACCTTGGGGTGGTGTGCCTCAATGATCGAGGCGATGTTCCAGAACAGGGTTCCGCGAGTCTCGTCCATACCGTGCTGGGCGCCTGACTTGCTGAACGGCTGGCAGGGGAATCCAGCGGCCAGAACGTCATGGGCGGGGACCTTCATCAGACCCTCGTCCTTGTCGGCGTCCTTCGTTATGTCGCCGAGCGCCGGGTGCCCCCAGTTGCGCTCGTAGACAGAGGCGGCTGCCTTGTCGACCTCAACCGCATACACGCACTTTCCGCCATACGAGGCGAGCGCGGCATGGAACCCACCCACCCCTGCGAACAGGTCAATGAATCGGAACGTCGGCGAACTCGCGGGCATGGCCCATAGCTTACGGTCCCGACCATCGACAGGAGGCATTAACCCGGGCGTGTCGTTCGAGCAAGTGTTCGATGTCATGTCGAGGCATACTGCAGGCGTGAGCCGCACCGCCTGGGCACGGGCCAACCGCCGAACCGACACGAAGCCGGAACTGGCGCTCCGCTCCGAGTTGCACCGGCGCGGCTTCCGGTTCCGCAAGGACCTCCGTCTCGACCTTGGCACGATCAACCCGCGCCCGGACATCGTGTTTACCCGCGCGAAGGTGGCCGTGTTCGTGGACGGGTGCTTCTGGCACTGCTGTCCGGACCACGGCAGGCCGCCGACTCAGAACACCGGGTACTGGGGCCCGAAACTGGCTCGCAACGTCGAACGAGACCGGCTCTACGACAGCGCCCTTCGTGAGGCCGGCTGGTCCCTGGTGCGGGTGTGGGAGCACGTCCCGGTGACGGAGGCGGCTGATGTGGTGGAGCGGGTCTGTTCTGCATCACGACTGACTTATCCAATGTCCGCTGGCCGGCGGCCGGCGGGCGAGCACCGTCCACACCGACACCCCTAGGCAGCATGGCAACGCCTGGCTCGGGCGACGCCTTGACTGTCCGTACGAGGAGTTGACATCGGACACCTGAAAGAGAAGCGGCCACCTCCTAGCCACGACGCAGCCATGGATCGGGCCGCGAGCAAGTTGATCGGATGGGTGGCCGATCACGCCACCCCCGGGTCGGCCCAGGCAGGCGACAGGTGCAGGTGCCTGTCGCCCTGCGTGACCCGGCTCCCACGGCGTCGCCCCGGAAGCGCGCCGGCCGTGGCGCCGCTCGTACCATGAGAGCGTGCCGACGCTGCTTGCCCCGCGTTACTGGGGGGCGCACCTCCTGGCCCTCGCGGCGGTGACCGTGACCGTCCTCCTCGGCCTCTGGCAGCTCGAGTCGTGGCAGGCCGTGCGCGAGGACTCGGCCGCGGACCTGACACGCGAGCAGCCCGAGCCGCTCGCCGCCGTGATCGGCCCCGACGACCCGTTCCCCGGCGAGGACGTCGGGCAGCCGGTGGTGGTGGCGGGCACCTGGCTGCCGGAGAGCACTGTCTACGTCTCCGGGCGCGAGAGCGACGGGCGGGACGGCTACTGGGTCGTGACCCCGTTGGCGATCGGGGAGCCCGACGGTCCGGCGCTGCCGATCGTGCGTGGCTGGACCGCTGACGTCGAGACCGCGCCGGCCCCGCCGACCGGGAGCGCCGAGCTCGTGGCGTGGCTGCAGCCCACCGAGGGCACCAACGTCGCCGACGAGGACCGCACCGACGACATCCTCCCGCAGGTGCGGACCGCCGACCTGATCCAGCACGTCGACCAGGACCTCTACGGCGCCTACGCGATCGTCGCCGACGAGGTGGCGCCCGGGGACTGGCCCACCGGCGCCGCGGCGACCAACGACGGCACCGCCGGTCTCGAGCCGGCCGAGCTCGACCAGCTCCCGACCACCGCGGCGTTCAGCGGGCTGCGCAACTTCCTCTACGCGCTCGAGTGGTTTCTGTTCGGGGGCTTCGTCGTGTTCCTGTGGTGGCGCTGGGCGCGCGACACCGTGGCGCTGGAGGGGCGGGTCGCCGAGGAGGTCGCCGCCGGAGCCGCTGCGGACGGCTCGTCGGTGGCCGCCGGCGGCGCTGTGGCCGGGACCACGACCCTGCTGGCCCCGGCCGAGGTACGCCGCAGCCTGGCGCGCCGGCGCGGTAGCGTCGGTGGCGTGAACCGCCCGCTGCTCGCCTACCGCGTGATGGCCTACATCGTCGGCGTCCTGCTCATCGTGCTGTGCCTGATCGGCGTCCCGCTCGGCAACTTCGACGGCAGCTCGATGTGGGGGATCTTCCCCTCGACCCCCGAGCTGGTCAGTCCCGGCTCCGGTTGGCAGGAGTTCGGCGAGGCGATCAGCGGCTACCTCGGCGTCGCCCACGGCTGGCTCTACATGATCTTCCTCGGCTCGGCGTTCTTCCTGGCCCGGCGCGAGGGCTGGGAGCCGACCTTCACGATCGTCACGCTGCTGTGCGGCACGATCCCGGTCCTCAGCTTCTGGGCCGAGCACCGCGCGGTCCAGCGGGTGCGCGCCGACGAGGCCGCCGACCTGGCCGAGGCCCAGGCCGCGAGCGCCCAGCCCTAGACGCAAACCCTTAGAAACGACCAGACCGGCCGGAGGCTCGCCTCCGGCCGGTCGTCGTCAGTGCGGGTGCTGGTGTTACGGGCGGTCGTCGATCGGGACGACGTCGGCCGGGTCGTCCGGCGTGGTGGCCGCGTGAGCGCCCCCGGTCGAGTCGGCGATCGCCTCGTCGGGCGAGGCACCCCCGTGGTCGTCCTCGGTGGCCGTCGGCGGCGGGGACGGCACGTACGAGGACTGCCAGTTGTCGCCACCGGAGTCGCCGCGGAGCCGGTTGACGATGAAGCCGACCGCACCGGCGAGCACGCCGACCAGGAAGATCTTCTTGACCTTCCCGCCCTTCTTCGGCTCGGGCTCGGGCTCGGCCATCAGCTCGGCGAGCTTCGCGTCCGCCATGGTCTTGGCGGCCACTGCCTTCTCGGCGGCCAGCGCGA from Nocardioides pantholopis harbors:
- a CDS encoding DUF262 domain-containing protein, which translates into the protein MSTEPKLWNLSTLKSARYDASGNVEVDPNNPVVFSIPQFQRSLVWPEKKQRDLIASILKGFPMGALLLVEHRQKKQVTLPNGSTVDATVYGIIDGLQRTNAIVSHLRQSLAFATEEAVESVEFDAFHADLNAEAGGGIDADALMSAVVGWMSETKVPEPVSGFDFDTLLDSVAAGLEIKISAQSKKTLKQAASALIQYIGKRVDISNYQIPVLVYKGSPANLPDIFEKINTAGTILSKYEVFAAAWVSTQVTVKDTDVQAAIARRYKVLEDEGFDVDNGGGQVYSLFDYLHGLSQVLGERYPLLFSAADAKRNNLSGAFPLATLMLGRTLDKMNELHTFFPVDNSGHLEVDAFEKAVLESAKFVSKCLEPHLAFKFVSDTEAPAHSELQIVSMIAAVAANLFDHKKKFSDRGSEPVRTALKKKFQEALPQHYIYDIIRQYWRGSLYTYAAERVWNGAAPSKVYATPVDANSFDAAIKTLETEQAAKVSHRRSNVTSFDRVFLKFVYSKKVSVADQAAHKFDVEHWLPIKRLQEITKNSDPWPMGMMGNLGVLTVGSNRRKKDETVSEYLGRSTRKPTPAEHALIKKMMFVPVADISIPKGTDGKDKMTRAQYDSIVRKNWRAMCKDLKKHIGL
- a CDS encoding HNH endonuclease; the encoded protein is MFRASLLAAYDGQCAVTDTRTEAGLEAAHLRPYRVPASNVVTNGLLLRADIHTRCSILRCSRSTRFLQGCPLEDSG
- a CDS encoding DNA cytosine methyltransferase; amino-acid sequence: MPASSPTFRFIDLFAGVGGFHAALASYGGKCVYAVEVDKAAASVYERNWGHPALGDITKDADKDEGLMKVPAHDVLAAGFPCQPFSKSGAQHGMDETRGTLFWNIASIIEAHHPKVVLLENVRNLAGPRHIHEWDVIIETLQDEGYRVSETPAIFSPHLLPPERGGRPQVRERVFITATHNPEGIGEGLPVHPVALPGDSIDGWGPQEWHLEDLLDDSHNIAGCDLTPAEQSWINAWDEWVQHWYEATEGRRPPGFPIWADAWTEHNRVVKHFGFVPGYRDLMEDDPTLPKWKAGHLAKNYDLYARHRGWIDVWARKWNIYTDFPPSRRKLEWQAQDTPRLWDTVMHFRPSGIRAKRPTYLPALVAITQTSIIGPRRRRLSPRETARLQGLPDWFDFGDQRPAASYKQMGNGVNVGAVWHVMREHVMRDEDVLKHTAAGRRIIAAVTGAPPSPDEILGSMK
- a CDS encoding very short patch repair endonuclease, with the protein product MSRTAWARANRRTDTKPELALRSELHRRGFRFRKDLRLDLGTINPRPDIVFTRAKVAVFVDGCFWHCCPDHGRPPTQNTGYWGPKLARNVERDRLYDSALREAGWSLVRVWEHVPVTEAADVVERVCSASRLTYPMSAGRRPAGEHRPHRHP
- a CDS encoding SURF1 family cytochrome oxidase biogenesis protein: MTVTVLLGLWQLESWQAVREDSAADLTREQPEPLAAVIGPDDPFPGEDVGQPVVVAGTWLPESTVYVSGRESDGRDGYWVVTPLAIGEPDGPALPIVRGWTADVETAPAPPTGSAELVAWLQPTEGTNVADEDRTDDILPQVRTADLIQHVDQDLYGAYAIVADEVAPGDWPTGAAATNDGTAGLEPAELDQLPTTAAFSGLRNFLYALEWFLFGGFVVFLWWRWARDTVALEGRVAEEVAAGAAADGSSVAAGGAVAGTTTLLAPAEVRRSLARRRGSVGGVNRPLLAYRVMAYIVGVLLIVLCLIGVPLGNFDGSSMWGIFPSTPELVSPGSGWQEFGEAISGYLGVAHGWLYMIFLGSAFFLARREGWEPTFTIVTLLCGTIPVLSFWAEHRAVQRVRADEAADLAEAQAASAQP